The genomic window GCAGGAGGAAGTTTGCATATGTGAATACAGATCTCCACAGTCCCTCACAAGAAGACAGACCCACGGTCACGGAGACTCTCACAAAATAAGACAGGTAGTGCAGGGCGGGGCGTGCGCCCCATGTAAACGTGCAACACACTCGTGCGAAGGGCTTGGGGCCAGGCCCCGGGCCAAGGGCATGTGCTGGGGGCTTCTGCCCACCTCAGGCCGAGGAGAGCGACCCGGCTGCTGGTGGCAGCTCATTGGTCAGGGTGTGCCAGCGCTCCAGGGCCACATCCGGCTGCTGCAGGCAGTCGCTCCAGTGCTTCCGGGCCTCCCCCCGGGCTCCTGGTCCCAGCGACACGCCACCTGGGAAGCAGGCACAAATAGCAAAGTCAAGGCCCTGCTCACTGCCACtctgccccccagcactgcagccccccacccctaggCTTTTCCCTCACCAATGAAGTCATTGGATTTGCCGATGTCATAGTCCCAAACCGTGACTTCCAGCGTCTTGGTGGCCAAAGCAGAGCGCTCCATCTCGTAGAAGAACTCCTGGACCAGACAAAGCCCACCTGTCAGGCAGTGCTGCCCCCACCCATGCCCACAGGGTCCAGTCCCTGATTACCTCATTAAACTCCGGATTTAGTGTCTTCTTCTTCACACAGGTCTTGTGCTTGGATTTCTTATCCACATCGGGCCGCAGGTATCTGCCAGGGCAGAGGCAGGGTACAGCTGTCAGGGCCAGAAACGGAaatggcgggggggtgggggagctgaggCAGGCATTGGACAGGGCAAGGGCTCACGTCTTGACGTAGGGGTCTGAGTAGCCGTTGACGTCCATGGCCGCCAAGTGGGCACAGCGTAGGATGCCCACCAGCAGCCCCCGGCGCTGCGTGCTGTAGCTGAGGCTCAGCAGGATGCGGCCCCGCTCCTCCAGCAGCCCCGGCCCCTGCTCCACCTGTTCCAGCTGCAGAGCAGACATGGGTGAGCTGCGGCCTCTCCACGTCCCGCCCAACCATGCTCCCCGGGCACGCCCTCACCTCCTTCAGGTAACACGAGATGCCTCGCAGGGCCGCCGACATAGAGGAGGGTGAAGGCAGCTAAGAGTACAAAGAAAAGGTCCTGAACATCTGGCCTCAGTGGGGGCCCCCTCCCACGGACATCTGTACTGACCGGGACCTGGCGCTCCAGGCAGATGTTAAAATGCTTCTTCTGGGAAGGCTTGAGGCGGCGGAGGGGTACACGGATCTCCCCAATGAATTCATTGTGGCTCAATTTGTCCTCGTCACAGACGGAGATCCTGGTGAGAAACTGGGGTCAGGGCCACCTGATGTGGGGTGTGAGGCTCACACCTCTGACACGTCTGTCCCCTGTATTAGAGGGgctccccagcaatgctcaggggccccttCCAGCAGTATCAGATTGTTGGTGCCCGAGGATGGAGCtatccaggaattgaacctgggcccatGTGCCTCAACCCCATACTTCCTTTTCTGTGATAGACCAAGGCCAAGTCTGGGGAGACATGAGTCCTGTGAGAAGTGATTGTTTCCACTTCATCCCCTGCAGCAGTCACTTGAGCAGCTGTGTCACATGTGGCTGCCAGATCTCAGCACTGGCAGGTACTTGGGTGTCCGTGAGCAAGTCACCTGGTTAACCTAACTACGCTTAGTTCCTATCAAAGGCACTAGAGCCTTCTACTTCCAGAGCTGCTGGAAACTCATTTCTAAGAGGATCAACAAAATGGATGTGAAAATGCAGTATGTGGCTGTCTCCTCTTTCAATAAAGTCACTGGAGGGGGGACCTCATTCTCTTAGCAAAATGTGGGGCCAGCCTTTCTGCTTTCCTCccgcctccagcccccccctcgcccccgccccaggGAAGCCTTGAGAAGCACGACCCTGCCCATGCCCTGGTGCAGGAGCTCCTTAGTGCCGAGAGCAAGGGGACAGGGCTTGTGAGCCCAGGTTCCCTGACCCTAATTTAACTCCTTAGAGCTATTAGGGGGGCTTGGGAAACAGTGCAGAGAGCTCTACTATCTAGCTATGACCTAAGTTGGGGTTCTCTGAAGAATTTTTGGGAACCAAAGAAAGCTTTTAGGAGGTGAAGCCTCAGAAGGTGGATGAGGTTTCAGCTGCTGAAGCCACAGGAAATGCTTTCCCAGAAGGAGCCAGTCGGGCAGGCACTGAAGGACAGTCGCTATTGGGGGGTCTGGGGAAATGGGTGCCTGGGAAAGAGACCTGCTGCCGTAGGGGATGGACTGGGAGCCACTGAGATCTTGAGCATCTGACAGCCTCTGTGGAGCAAGATAAGCAACCATACCAGCTGTCACAGAGGCTAAGGGCGCCCTCACCTGAGCACCTTGTGGGTAATGTCATCATCCGTGATCCCGCTGTAGGTCAGGTCCTCATTCCACACGGGATTCAGCGTATTCCTCAGAGTCTTCGTTTTCAGCTTGTTGGCCTGTGGGGGTGGAGAGGTGCTCCAGGACACACCCACGGGCCAGACCAGATCAAGAAGAGGGGACTAGAGCAGACTGAAGGGGAGATTGTAGAGGCAACTGAGTGGAAAaatgagagggaggaagaggagactgAGCAGGGGTCAGGGCAGGAACTGAGGAGGGGACTGAGGAAACAACTGAGGAGGGGACTGACTGGGTAGCTGATGGGAAACAAAAACaggaggaaggtgggggaggggattgaGAAAGAGACTGATGAAGAAACTGGGAAAGACTGAGGAGACTGGAAGAAACTGAGGGGAGGAGTCTGGGAGATGGAGGCACctgagtgggagagtgaggagGTTACTAAGTGGGAGGGGACTGCAGGAGaaagtgaggaaactgaggaggAGATGGGGAGATTGAGGAGGGAGCTGAGGAGACTGAGGGGGAGACTGGGAGAGAACTGAAGAAAGAACTGAAGAGAAAACTGAGGAAGCGACCGAGGAAGGAACTGATGGGGCAGGGCAGCTGAGAGGAAGAACAGGAGACTGCAGTGGATACAGGAAACTGAGGAGACTGGGGGCGAGATTGAGAAAGGGATTGGGGAAAACTGAGGAAAAGAAGTAGAAACTGAGGAGGCGACTGTGGAAGAGACTGAGTGGGAGGAGTCTCGAGATTGAAGAGGGGAGTAAAGAGACAGTAGGAGACTGAGGAGGGGACTgggaaaaactaaagaaaaaaacaggaggGACTGGGGGAGACTGAGGAAACAACtgagatgggggctggggagagactgAGGAAAGAActaaaagggaaactgaggaaacaACTGAAGTGGAAATTGAGgatgagatggggtgggggaaacagGAAAAGAGTGAAGAGGGGACCTGGGGGTGACAGGGAAAGAGGAGACTGagtggggagacagggagactgAGAGACTGAGGAAAAGACTGAGGAGGGGAGAGATAGACTGAGGGGTAGGAGTTTGAGGGCAAGATTGAGGAGAGGACTGAAGGGAGGCTGAGGGGAGACCGAAGATGAAGAGGAGACTGAGGAGAAgatgggagaaagagaaataacaggaggagacaggaggaaTCAGGGGGACTGAGGAGACTGAGGGGAAGACAGGAGTTTGAGGAGGGGCTTGAAGGGGAGACTGAGGAGATGACTGGGGCAAACAGGAAAAGACTGAATGGGGAATAATGGGGAAACAGAAAAAGTGAGGACTGAGGAGGGGACTGGAGGAAACTGAGGAGGGCACAAGAGCGACTGTAGAGAAGACTGAGGAGGGACTGAGGGAGATACTGAGGAGGGGAACTGAATGACTGAGGGGACTGAATGGGAGAGACTGAGGAGGAGGTTGAGGAGGAGGCTGAGGATGGAACTGAAGGGAAGACTGAGGAGGAATCTGAGGAGGGGATTGTGGGGAAAACAGGAAAAGACAAGGGGAGACTGAGGAGGACACTGAGCAGGGAGACTGAGGAGGAGACTGGGAGACTGAGGGGACACTGAAGCATCTGAGGGGATTGAGGGGAAGATAGAGGAGGGGACCTAATGGGAA from Sorex araneus isolate mSorAra2 chromosome 4, mSorAra2.pri, whole genome shotgun sequence includes these protein-coding regions:
- the DOC2A gene encoding double C2-like domain-containing protein alpha, translated to MRGRRGDRMAVNIQEHMAINVCPGPIRPIRQISDYFPRRAPGPEGGGRGCGEGPAGLAPLALAPPAALLGATTPEDGAEVDSYDSDDATALGMLEFDLLYDQASCTLHCSILRAKGLKPMDFNGLADPYVKLHLLPGACKANKLKTKTLRNTLNPVWNEDLTYSGITDDDITHKVLRISVCDEDKLSHNEFIGEIRVPLRRLKPSQKKHFNICLERQVPLPSPSSMSAALRGISCYLKELEQVEQGPGLLEERGRILLSLSYSTQRRGLLVGILRCAHLAAMDVNGYSDPYVKTYLRPDVDKKSKHKTCVKKKTLNPEFNEEFFYEMERSALATKTLEVTVWDYDIGKSNDFIGGVSLGPGARGEARKHWSDCLQQPDVALERWHTLTNELPPAAGSLSSA